In one Candidatus Scalindua japonica genomic region, the following are encoded:
- a CDS encoding acyl carrier protein has product MVNDEQISKEIRSIICEITELPDEKLKGHLKFVDDLGIESIMAVEILASLENKFNTPIPEERLMEIATLDQTVMLIKDLLSNQE; this is encoded by the coding sequence ATGGTAAATGATGAGCAAATATCAAAAGAAATCAGGTCTATAATTTGTGAGATCACAGAATTACCTGACGAGAAGTTAAAAGGCCATCTTAAGTTTGTTGATGATCTGGGGATAGAATCTATAATGGCCGTCGAAATACTGGCCTCTTTAGAAAACAAATTCAATACACCAATCCCTGAGGAAAGACTCATGGAGATCGCAACTTTAGATCAAACAGTAATGTTGATTAAAGATTTATTAAGTAATCAGGAATAG
- a CDS encoding acyl-CoA dehydratase activase: MNYYLGIDIGSATTDVVLVNEEKTIVDFGVIRTSPIHKENATRLTETILKKNRLSLKDIRYSIATGYGRYNVPFVSEAVTEITCHAKGILCFFPNVRSIIDIGGQDSKVIVCDESGNVKNFAMNDKCAAGSGRFLEVLAGVMNIPLSEMGQYSLKSEKAVEINSTCTVFAESEVISKLAMGVLPEDILSGVFNTLAKRVYALGKRFAYPGEIAFSGGVARNVGVAKQFECILETNLNIAVDPDITGALGAGLYSIEKYQKINNGDNEKVGMGNSEELRRFSHEFNSILARNPLGANE, encoded by the coding sequence ATGAATTATTATTTAGGAATTGATATAGGATCGGCTACGACGGATGTTGTTTTGGTGAATGAGGAAAAAACAATCGTTGATTTTGGTGTTATACGAACATCACCAATACATAAGGAGAATGCTACCAGGTTAACCGAGACAATATTAAAGAAAAACAGACTCAGTCTTAAAGATATCCGCTATTCTATAGCAACAGGCTATGGTAGATATAATGTTCCATTTGTCAGTGAAGCAGTTACAGAAATTACCTGTCATGCAAAAGGAATACTTTGCTTTTTTCCTAATGTCAGATCGATTATTGATATTGGAGGACAAGACAGCAAGGTAATTGTCTGTGATGAATCAGGAAACGTGAAAAATTTTGCGATGAATGATAAATGTGCGGCAGGTTCAGGAAGGTTCCTGGAAGTTTTAGCCGGTGTAATGAATATCCCTTTGTCAGAAATGGGTCAGTATTCACTCAAATCTGAAAAAGCCGTTGAAATAAACAGCACCTGCACTGTTTTTGCGGAATCAGAGGTTATTTCTAAACTTGCTATGGGAGTACTGCCGGAAGATATCTTGTCCGGTGTTTTTAATACATTAGCGAAGCGTGTTTACGCATTAGGTAAAAGATTTGCTTATCCTGGTGAGATTGCCTTTAGCGGTGGAGTCGCCAGGAATGTAGGAGTGGCAAAACAGTTTGAGTGTATATTGGAAACCAACCTGAATATAGCTGTCGATCCTGACATTACAGGCGCTCTGGGTGCAGGATTATACTCTATTGAAAAATATCAGAAAATTAATAATGGAGATAATGAAAAAGTGGGAATGGGTAATAGCGAAGAGTTAAGAAGGTTTTCTCATGAATTTAACTCAATTTTGGCCAGAAATCCTCTTGGAGCCAATGAGTGA
- a CDS encoding 2-hydroxyacyl-CoA dehydratase family protein has translation MSEQRVCLFCGIYPVELFECFDLSWEYCSNVHSTGVWEQYSIPTICEYFKKQVDFTKTPDFSEYQAFIMQTHCNAMERLYDIYHLEFGHKKIYLFQNPRDNSELGKGFYKKQLLKLITFLETISADRFESNKLKNIIAKSKKRRRLFEYIKKCISLGLFDSSIYENYLELTKSGRLTDKKEGEIERFLDEVSSVINKYEFKGWNKKTLLFVGSVIPGYEYFYALKGKGYSVIPVFNNLTPYDGQYATVKDYDDPLDELVEFYVGNVRNIRQGDNAEYYEYIKTCLEKYKVNAVVFFNIKFCTLNSFDTDNLLEFLEESNIPHLAVEDSYERYFNAGVANRINAFLETI, from the coding sequence GTGAGTGAGCAGAGGGTTTGTCTTTTTTGTGGAATATATCCTGTTGAATTATTTGAATGCTTTGATTTGTCCTGGGAGTATTGCAGTAATGTACATAGTACCGGTGTCTGGGAACAATATTCTATACCAACTATATGTGAATATTTTAAGAAGCAGGTTGACTTTACTAAAACTCCTGACTTCTCTGAATATCAGGCGTTTATTATGCAAACCCACTGTAACGCCATGGAAAGATTATATGATATTTATCATCTTGAATTCGGTCATAAAAAGATATATTTGTTTCAGAATCCCAGAGATAACAGTGAACTCGGTAAGGGGTTTTATAAAAAGCAACTTTTAAAACTTATTACATTTCTCGAAACTATCAGTGCAGACAGGTTTGAATCAAATAAGCTTAAAAATATCATAGCTAAATCAAAAAAGAGGAGGAGACTGTTTGAGTATATAAAAAAATGTATTTCATTGGGATTATTTGATTCCAGTATTTATGAGAATTATCTGGAGTTGACGAAAAGCGGCAGGTTGACTGACAAAAAGGAAGGAGAAATTGAGCGCTTTCTCGATGAGGTATCCTCAGTAATCAATAAATATGAATTCAAAGGTTGGAACAAGAAAACGTTATTATTCGTCGGATCCGTTATCCCCGGTTATGAGTATTTTTACGCATTAAAAGGTAAAGGGTATTCCGTCATACCGGTCTTTAATAACTTGACACCATATGATGGACAATATGCAACAGTAAAAGATTATGATGACCCTTTAGATGAATTGGTGGAATTTTACGTAGGCAACGTAAGAAATATAAGGCAGGGAGACAACGCAGAATATTATGAATATATAAAGACATGTCTTGAAAAATATAAGGTAAACGCTGTAGTTTTCTTCAATATTAAATTTTGTACACTGAACAGTTTTGATACCGACAACTTATTAGAGTTCCTTGAAGAAAGCAATATCCCGCATTTAGCGGTTGAAGATTCCTATGAACGTTACTTTAACGCAGGGGTTGCAAACCGTATTAACGCATTTCTGGAAACAATTTAA
- a CDS encoding 2-hydroxyacyl-CoA dehydratase family protein has protein sequence MIAKISKKSILDILSMMNKYPDVFIKGNAMRYLFIEFEKELIRIIHDRESYVLVNEMIPSQIVNAFDIPHIVDEQFVVFNSAFADIQKFINITRQSFSFKDNCSYYNVLTGMLHSGAIPYPTYSLTASLFCDWCAKTVELLSRRKRIKHSLVDIPSDNDSESLQYTAEQLEKATIEMCEIFNIRYDKNIVEQAYYLSKQAKELDRTLDNLINSAPPVIRGIELYNFKMLCYHFLGTEIAVKAMKLFIEGVRDKINNGDFLYGEKHYIVSAWFHIPPLHSNKLLVQIEKKHQLYLRYCMLADWDWIAPEDDSNVYISLAKQIFKSPNHGTTADILEKFEKKVNQYNIKAILNFQHKNCIPFAGYTKILSNYFTRKGIHVLEINGDAVDIKAMNEGQLLTRIEAFGESLALEYEGINT, from the coding sequence ATGATTGCAAAGATAAGTAAAAAAAGCATCCTTGATATACTATCAATGATGAACAAATATCCGGACGTATTTATTAAGGGAAATGCGATGAGGTATTTGTTTATAGAGTTTGAAAAGGAATTAATCAGAATAATACATGATAGAGAATCATATGTCCTGGTTAACGAAATGATTCCATCGCAAATAGTAAATGCATTTGATATCCCTCATATTGTAGATGAACAGTTTGTTGTTTTTAACAGTGCATTTGCTGATATCCAGAAATTCATAAATATTACAAGACAGTCATTCAGCTTTAAGGATAACTGTAGTTATTATAATGTGCTTACCGGTATGCTGCATTCAGGAGCAATACCATATCCCACCTATTCATTAACCGCTTCATTATTTTGTGACTGGTGTGCCAAAACAGTAGAATTACTTTCGCGCAGAAAGAGGATCAAACATTCCCTGGTAGATATACCCAGCGATAATGACAGTGAGTCACTCCAGTATACCGCTGAGCAACTGGAAAAAGCGACTATAGAAATGTGTGAAATATTTAACATCAGATATGATAAGAATATAGTTGAACAGGCATATTACCTTTCAAAACAGGCAAAAGAACTTGACAGGACACTTGATAATTTAATTAACTCTGCACCACCGGTTATCCGTGGAATTGAATTATATAACTTTAAAATGCTTTGTTATCATTTTCTGGGAACAGAAATAGCCGTTAAAGCAATGAAACTGTTTATAGAAGGCGTTCGTGATAAAATTAATAACGGTGATTTCCTGTACGGGGAAAAGCATTACATAGTGTCAGCATGGTTCCATATTCCACCATTGCATTCTAATAAACTATTAGTTCAGATTGAGAAAAAGCATCAATTGTACCTGAGATACTGTATGCTTGCTGATTGGGACTGGATTGCTCCGGAAGATGATTCAAATGTTTATATTTCTCTTGCAAAACAAATTTTCAAAAGTCCAAATCATGGCACCACAGCGGATATACTGGAGAAATTTGAAAAGAAGGTGAATCAATACAATATAAAAGCGATACTGAATTTTCAGCATAAAAATTGTATCCCTTTTGCCGGATACACAAAAATCCTTTCAAATTATTTTACCCGTAAAGGAATCCATGTATTGGAAATAAATGGTGACGCCGTTGATATCAAAGCGATGAATGAAGGACAGTTGTTGACTCGAATTGAGGCATTTGGTGAAAGCCTGGCTCTTGAGTATGAAGGAATAAATACATAA